One genomic window of Salmo salar chromosome ssa12, Ssal_v3.1, whole genome shotgun sequence includes the following:
- the srsf3b gene encoding serine/arginine-rich splicing factor 3b isoform X2 — protein sequence MHRDCPLDCKVYVGNLGNNGNKTELERSFGYYGPLRSVWVARNPPGFAFVEFEDPRDATDAVRELDGRTLSGSRVRVELSNGEKRTRNRGPPPSWSRRPRDDHRGRRGSPPARRRSPRRRSFSRSRSRSLSRDRKRERSLSRDRNHKPSRSFSRSRSRSRSTERK from the exons ATGCACCGAGATTGCCCTCTCGACTGCAAGGTCTACGTGGGAAACCTGGGGAACAATGGCAATAAGACAGAGCTGGAGCGGTCATTCGGCTATTATGGGCCACTTCGCAGTGTCTGGGTAGCTAGGAACCCCCCAGGCTTTGCTTTTGTGGAATTTGAAGATCCAAGGGATGCAACCGATGCAGTGAGAGAACTTGATGGAAG GACACTAAGTGGTTCCCGTGTGCGAGTGGAGCTGTCCAATGGTGAGAAACGCACCCGCAACCGGGGTCCTCCTCCATCGTGGAGCCGACGTCCTCGAGATGACCATCGTGGGCGTCGTGGTAGCCCGCCCGCCAGGCGCAG ATCACCACGTAGGAGGAGCTTCAGCCGCAGCCGAAGCAG GTCTCTCTccagagacaggaagagggagagatcTTTGTCCCGGGACAGGAACCACAAACCCTCAAGATCATTTTCTCGATCAAGGAG CCGCTCCAGGTCTACGGAGAGAAAGTAA
- the srsf3b gene encoding serine/arginine-rich splicing factor 3b isoform X1: MGDPAMHRDCPLDCKVYVGNLGNNGNKTELERSFGYYGPLRSVWVARNPPGFAFVEFEDPRDATDAVRELDGRTLSGSRVRVELSNGEKRTRNRGPPPSWSRRPRDDHRGRRGSPPARRRSPRRRSFSRSRSRSLSRDRKRERSLSRDRNHKPSRSFSRSRSRSRSTERK; the protein is encoded by the exons ATGGGAG ATCCAGCCATGCACCGAGATTGCCCTCTCGACTGCAAGGTCTACGTGGGAAACCTGGGGAACAATGGCAATAAGACAGAGCTGGAGCGGTCATTCGGCTATTATGGGCCACTTCGCAGTGTCTGGGTAGCTAGGAACCCCCCAGGCTTTGCTTTTGTGGAATTTGAAGATCCAAGGGATGCAACCGATGCAGTGAGAGAACTTGATGGAAG GACACTAAGTGGTTCCCGTGTGCGAGTGGAGCTGTCCAATGGTGAGAAACGCACCCGCAACCGGGGTCCTCCTCCATCGTGGAGCCGACGTCCTCGAGATGACCATCGTGGGCGTCGTGGTAGCCCGCCCGCCAGGCGCAG ATCACCACGTAGGAGGAGCTTCAGCCGCAGCCGAAGCAG GTCTCTCTccagagacaggaagagggagagatcTTTGTCCCGGGACAGGAACCACAAACCCTCAAGATCATTTTCTCGATCAAGGAG CCGCTCCAGGTCTACGGAGAGAAAGTAA